In one window of Nicotiana tabacum cultivar K326 chromosome 12, ASM71507v2, whole genome shotgun sequence DNA:
- the LOC107772742 gene encoding uncharacterized protein LOC107772742, translating into MASGSSGRPSNSSGSKGFDFGSDDILCSYEDFPRHDPSNGSHSDPSAANNSAKEFHKSRMTRSSMFPTSTYSPPEESSFNQDMICTVEKTMKKYADNLMRFLEGISSRLSQLELYCYNLDKSIGEMRADLVRDHGEADSKLKALEKHVQEVHRSVQILRDKQELAETQKELAKLQLAQKEPATPSNSQQNEDRNAQPVSDSKKSENSPDMHGQQLALALPHQVAPQGSITSRPTEQPQQPPPPPIPSQSMTQSQGYYLPPPQMSNPPAPTHLSQGQYLPSDSQYRTSQMQDMSRVPPQPAAPQGNQTPQIQSMPQYQQQWAQQVPQQVQQPQQQARPSSPAVYPSYQPSQPNPSPEAIHNSMPMQVSFSAIPQPAASRPEAMPYGYDRSGRLLQSQPPTQHLRPSFGAPGDGYAASGPHPSLSTGNAYLMYDSEGPRGHASQPPNFPQSGYPPSSFAPQNPQSTPSPNIMVRPPQLVRTHPYNELIEKMVSMGYRGDHVVNVIQRLEESGQTVDFNAVLDRLNGHSSGASQRGW; encoded by the exons ATGGCATCTGGATCATCAGGTAGACCAAGTAATTCATCGGGCTCAAAGGGTTTTGATTTTGGGTCCGATGATATTCTCTGTTCCTATGAAGATTTCCCCCGTCACGATCCCTCTAATGGCTCCCACTCTGATCCTTCCGCTGCTAACAATTCTGCTAAG GAGTTCCACAAAAGCAGAATGACAAGATCATCAATGTTTCCCACTTCGACGTATAGTCCACCAGAAGAATCTTCCTTCAATCAAGACATGATATGTACTGTTGAAAAGACCATGAAAAAATATGCAGACAATCTCATGCGATTTCTAGAAGGAATCAGTTCACGCTTGTCACAATTGGAATTATACTGTTACAATCTTGACAAGTCCATTGGTGAAATGCGTGCTGATTTAGTTCGGGATCATGGGGAGGCAGATTCAAAATTGAAGGCACTTGAGAAGCATGTTCAAGAG GTCCACAGGTCTGTACAGATTCTAAGAGATAAGCAAGAACTTGCTGAAACTCAGAAGGAGCTGGCTAAGCTTCAGCTTGCGCAGAAAGAACCAGCTACACCCAGCAATTCTCAGCAGAATGAAGACAGAAATGCTCAACCTGTGTCTGATTCCAAAAAAAGTGAGAACTCACCTGACATGCACGGGCAGCAACTCGCACTTGCTCTACCCCATCAAGTAGCACCCCAGGGTTCTATTACTAGCCGACCCACGGAGCAGCCACAACAGCCACCTCCACCACCAATTCCATCTCAAAGTATGACGCAGTCGCAAGGCTACTATTTACCCCCACCGCAGATGTCAAATCCACCAGCTCCAACTCACTTGTCCCAAGGTCAATATCTGCCCTCTGACTCCCAGTATCGAACTTCTCAAATGCAAGATATGTCTAGGGTACCACCACAGCCAGCAGCACCTCAGGGGAATCAGACTCCACAGATCCAGTCAATGCCCCAATATCAGCAGCAATGGGCGCAGCAGGTACCCCAGCAGGTTCAACAACCGCAACAGCAAGCTAGACCCTCATCGCCTGCTGTTTATCCCTCTTATCAACCCAGTCAACCTAATCCTTCTCCTGAGGCGATCCACAATAGCATGCCAATGCAAGTGTCATTTTCTGCAATCCCTCAACCAGCTGCGAGCCGTCCAGAGGCGATGCCCTACGGGTATGATAGGTCTGGCCGGCTGCTTCAGTCACAGCCCCCAACACAGCATCTCAGGCCTTCGTTCGGTGCTCCAGGAGATGGCTATGCAGCTAGTGGGCCTCACCCGTCCCTTTCTACAGGAAATGCATATTTGATGTACGACAGTGAAGGCCCAAGGGGACATGCATCACAACCACCTAATTTCCCACAAAGTGGTTATCCTCCCTCCAGCTTCGCTCCCCAGAACCCGCAGTCCACCCCCAGCCCCAATATTATGGTTCGTCCACCACAGTTGGTGCGTACTCATCCCTACAATGAATTAATTGAGAAAATGGTAAGCATGGGGTACAGGGGTGATCACGTGGTTAATGTGATTCAGAGGCTTGAGGAGAGTGGTCAAACGGTTGATTTCAATGCTGTGCTTGATAGGCTGAATGGACATTCTTCAGGCGCTTCTCAGAGAGGATGGTAG